One Acipenser ruthenus unplaced genomic scaffold, fAciRut3.2 maternal haplotype, whole genome shotgun sequence genomic window carries:
- the rcn3 gene encoding reticulocalbin-3 isoform X2, translated as MPSLLQLLCALTLVAAVTVAKPTQEKRDRVVHGRELSDHAHDDAKAGFQYDHEAFLGKEEAKTFDQLSPEESKERLGRIVDRIDSDQDGFVSQAELHSWIRRAQRRYIEENVGKHWQEYDLNKDDRISWEEYKNTTYGYYMDEEFDDVDDKHSYRAMLSRDERRFKLADRDGDLIASREEFTAFLHPEEFEHTRGIVVTETIEDIDKNGDGFVDLEEYIGDMYTAEVGEAEPDWLKTEREQFRDFRDVNKDGKLDSGEVSKWILPGEVDHTETEAIHLIYESDQNKDEKLTKEEILNNWNMFVGSQATNYGEDLTKKHDEL; from the exons ATGCCCTCTCTGCTCCAGTTGCTGTGTGCTCTGACGCTGGTTGCCGCGGTGACGGTTGCCAAGCCGACGCAGGAGAAGCGCGACCGCGTCGTGCACGGCCGGGAGCTCAGTGACCACGCCCACGATGACGCGAAGGCGGGGTTCCAGTACGACCACGAGGCGTTCCTGGGGAAGGAGGAGGCGAAAACCTTTGATCAGCTGAGCCCAGAGGAGAGCAAAGAGAGGCTGGg gaggATCGTGGATCGTATTGACTCAGATCAGGACGGGTTTGTGTCTCAGGCTGAGCTCCACTCTTGGATCAGACGAGCTCAGAGACGCTACATTGAGGAGAACGTGGGGAAGCACTGGCAGGAGTACGACCTGAACAAAGACGACCGGATCTCCTGGGAGGAGTACAAGAACACCACATACGGGTATTACATGG atGAGGAGTTTGATGATGTTGATGATAAGCACAGTTATCGTGCGATGCTCTCTCGTGATGAACGACGGTTCAAACTCGCTGATCGGGACGGTGACCTCATCGCCAGCCGGGAGGAATTCACGGCGTTCCTCCATCCTGAAGAATTCGAGCACACGAGAGGGATCGTCGTCACG gaaacaaTTGAAGACATTGACAAGAATGGAGACGGATTCGTAGATCTGGAGGAATATATcg GTGACATGTACACAGCGGAGGTGGGCGAGGCGGAGCCTGATTGGTTGAAGACGGAGCGTGAGCAGTTCAGAGACTTCCGTGACGTCAACAAG gatGGTAAGCTCGATAGTGGTGAAGTTTCTAAATGGATTCTTCCAGGAGAAGTCGATCACACAGAGACTGAAGCCATACACCTGATCTACGAGAGTGATCAAAACAAG GATGAGAAGCTGACGAAGGAGGAGATCCTGAATAACTGGAACATGTTTGTGGGGAGCCAAGCGACCAACTATGGAGAAGACCTGACAAAGAAACACGATGagctttag
- the LOC131733788 gene encoding LOW QUALITY PROTEIN: nitric oxide synthase-interacting protein-like (The sequence of the model RefSeq protein was modified relative to this genomic sequence to represent the inferred CDS: inserted 1 base in 1 codon; deleted 4 bases in 4 codons), with protein MTRHGKNCTAGAVYTYHEKKKDTAVSGYGTQSIRLGKDAIKDFDCCSLSLQPCKDPVVTPDGFLFEREAILEYILHQKNEIAKKTRAYEKQLKAEGEELKTLSRAAKESRVQNFLKKEGSIVTKPLNPFKTGERRGERERTDSSSSSGPSCSSSSSTSSFPASGFPSLTPEAKPSAVKKPVKTVFCPMSGRPLRLKDLTPVRFTALDPSLSRVSLITRQDRYVCAVTRDVLGNAVPCAVLRPSGAVVTLECVEKLIRKDMLDPVSGAKLRDSDIIVLQRGGTGFAGSGVEXKAKESRPVMQV; from the exons a tgactCGTCATGGTAAGAACTGCACGGCGGGTGCGGTCTACACGTACCACGAGAAGAAAAAGGATACGG ctgTCTCTGGTTATGGCACTCAGAGTATTCGGCTGGGTAAAGACGCGATCAAGGATTTCGATTGCTGCTCCCTCTCCCTGCAGCCCTGCAAGGACCCTGTCGTGAC TCCGGACGGGTTCTTG TTTGAGAGAGAAGCGATTCTGGAATACATCCTGCATCAAAAAAATGAGATCGCCAAAAAAACCAGG gccTATGAGAAGCAGCTGAAGGCGGAGGGGGAGGAGTTGAAAACTCTCTCCAGAGCCGCGAAGGAGTCTCGGGTTCAAAACTTCCTGAAGAAAGAGGGGAGCATCGTCACC AAACCACTGAACCCCTTCAAGacaggtgagaggagaggagagagggagagga cagactcctcctcctcctctggtcCCAGttgtagctccagctcctct ACAAGCAGCTTCCCAGCTTCTGGATTCCCATCACTGACCCCCGAGGCAAAGCCGAGTGCCGTCAAGAAACCA gtgAAGACCGTG TTTTGTCCCATGTCGGGGCGTCCCCTGCGTTTGAAAGATCTGACTCCAGTGCGGTTCACCGCG CTCGACCCGTCTCTGTCCCGCGTGTCTCTGATCACGCGGCAGGACCGCTATGTGTGCGCCGTGACGAGAGACGTGCTCGGAAACGCCGTGCCCTGCGCCGTGCTGAGACCCTC gggtGCTGTGGTGACGCTGGAATGTGTTGAGAAGTTGATTCGTAAAGACATGCTGGACCCTGTGAGCGGAGCCAAGCTGAGAGACAGTGACATCATCGTCCTGCAGAGa ggtggTACTGGATTTGCTGGTTCTGGGGTTG TGAAGGCTAAAGAATCTCGACCAGTCATGCAAGTGTGA
- the LOC131733790 gene encoding uncharacterized protein LOC131733790: MRTGLLRSVDPPSPPNLNFLGQLQEFQSALALERENEEERREGEERRDYDYSSSSRGDRAQLDLCIVAEEGDCGLEEDFHRDRAELELGISVTVEEGVCGIEEDFPSDRSLLELDECVVAEEGDCGIEEDTRGIRGEGGSDSVYRSFMKIFKWGEKVLLRSLLGAKSNPERQEVRGGGRQEVGGASPPPFVLSMPACKHRVFTQRHLAASGEKSCKIRRD, from the exons ATGCGTACAg gTTTGTTAAGGAGCGTCGACCCTCCATCTCCCCCCAACTTGAACTTCCTCGGACAGCTGCAAGAATTCCAGAGCGCCTTGGCGCTGGAGAGAGAGAacgaggaggagaggagagagggagaggagaggagagactacgactacagcagcagcagccgcgGAGACAGAGCGCAGCTAGATCTGTGTATCGTAGCTGAAGAGGGGGATTGTGGGTTAGAGGAGGACTTCCACAGAGACAGAGCAGAGCTAGAGCTGGGTATCAGTGTCACCGTAGAAGAGGGGGTTTGTGGGATAGAGGAGGACTTTCCGAGTGACAGGTCATTGCTAGAGCTGGATGAGTGTGTCGTAGCTGAAGAGGGGGATTGTGGGATAGAGGAGGACACGCGAGGGATCAGAGGGGAGGGAGGCAGCGATTCTGTTTATAGGAGTTTCATGAAAATTTTCAAGTGGGGAGAGAAAGTGCTGCTGAGGTCATTACTTGGGGCGAAATCAAACCCAGAGAGACAGGAAGTGAGAGGCGGGGGCAGACAGGAAGTGGGAGGGGCCTCTCCTCCCCCGTTCGTTCTGAGCATGCCCGCCTGCAAGCACCGAGTCTTCACACAGCGCCACCTAGCGGCCAGTGGTGAGAAGTCATGCAAAatcagaagagactga